The proteins below are encoded in one region of Lactuca sativa cultivar Salinas chromosome 3, Lsat_Salinas_v11, whole genome shotgun sequence:
- the LOC111903119 gene encoding AP2-like ethylene-responsive transcription factor ANT, translated as MKSMINNNNNNEHNDDNKNNNNWLGFSLSPHMNTTTTTSTMEGAPPSEASHHPSSSSSSNPTSYFNLPSHFNYPNIYCHGVEGENGSGLYSGFPIMPLKSDGSLCLMEAITRSQSQGMVSSTPPKLENFFGGVTMGTPDFDRGGATMALGLDSSTMYYNQNPHHHETLQHNHRHHQHQIQTQHYPDYSGFRALYQTVQQEEVKDDQNIVSDTCNLHLPSIGEDDDITGMKNWISRNYHSGDHGGGGGAGGYGDLQSLSLSMSFGNCSQSTPCVTGSHSQQQIIPPANVTDCVVLDTKKRGSEKVDQQKQIVHRKSLDTFGQRTSQYRGVTRHRWTGRYEAHLWDNSCKKEGQSRKGRQVYLGGYDMEEKAARAYDLAALKYWGPATHINFPLENYEHEVVEMKNMSRQEYVAHLRRRSSGFSRGASVYRGVTRHHQHGRWQARIGRVAGNKDLYLGTFSTQEEAAEAYDVAAIKFRGVNAVTNFDISRYNVEKIIASNTLLAGELARRTKVDPTNELLCEQPHINGEPKTMSSEPTINRNMLDWKMTLYDQNGSSNGVGIEGDESSSKLGTHLSNASSLVTSLSSSREDSPERNNNNNINNNNINNSNLPMVLETPPSASNFLGGSSGGGVDAWIPTAATQMRPHIPVFAAWTDA; from the exons atgaagtccatgatcaacaacaacaacaacaacgaacaCAATGACGACAACAAAAACAATAACAACTGGTTGGGTTTCTCTCTTTCACCTCATATGAACACAACCACTACAACATCAACAATGGAAGGTGCACCACCTTCCGAAGCTTCGCatcacccttcttcttcttcttcttcaaaccccACATCTTATTTCAACCTCCCTTCGCATTTCAACTACCCGAACATTTATTGTCATGGAGTCGAAGGTGAAAATGGAAGTGGGCTTTACTCTGGTTTCCCTATTATGCCCCTCAAGTCCGATGGTTCCCTTTGCTTAATGGAAGCCATCACCAGATCACAATCACAAG gaatggttagttcGACTCCACCAAAACTTGAGAATTTTTTCGGTGGTGTAACAATGGGGACCCCTGACTTCGACAGAGGAGGAGCTACAATGGCTCTTGGTTTAGATAGTAGTACAATGTACTACAACCAAAATCCTCATCATCATGAGACTCTACAACACAACCATAGACATCACCAACACCAGATTCAAACCCAACACTACCCAGATTACTCCGGTTTCAGAGCTTTGTACCAAACAGTACAACAAGAGGAAGTCAAAGACGACCAGAATATCGTTTCAGATACTTGTAACCTTCATCTACCGAGCATCGGAGAAGATGACGACATCACTGGTATGAAAAACTGGATTTCAAGAAACTATCATTCCGGCgatcatggtggtggtggtggtgccggTGGTTATGGAGATTTACAGTCGCTTAGTTTGTCAATGAGCTTCGGAAATTGTTCGCAGTCAACCCCATGTGTTACTGGATCGCATTCACAGCAACAAATCATACCTCCTGCTAATGTCACTGATTGTGTCGTTTTGGATACGAAGAAACGAGGTTCTGAGAAAGTCGATCAACAGAAGCAGATTGTTCATCGAAAGTCGTTGGATACATTCGGTCAAAGAACCTCGCAGTATCGAGGTGTTACAAG GCATAGATGGACTGGAAGATATGAAGCACATTTGTGGGACAATAGTTGCAAGAAAGAGGGCCAAAGTAGGAAGGGAAGACAAG TTTATCTGG GTGGTTATGATATGGAAGAGAAAGCTGCTAGAGCTTATGATTTAGCAGCACTTAAATATTGGGGTCCTGCAACTCACATAAATTTTCCG TTGGAAAACTATGAACACGAAGTTGTGGAAATGAAGAACATGTCGAGACAGGAATATGTAGCTCACTTAAGAAG gagAAGCAGTGGTTTCTCTAGGGGAGCCTCAGTCTATAGAGGAGTGACAAG ACACCATCAACATGGTCGATGGCAAGCTAGGATCGGGCGTGTGGCAGGGAACAAAGATCTTTACCTTGGCACATTCA GCACCCAAGAGGAGGCAGCAGAGGCTTACGATGTAGCTGCTATAAAATTTCGTGGGGTGAATGCAGTTACGAATTTTGATATTTCAAGGTATAACGTTGAAAAGATTATTGCGAGTAATACCCTTTTAGCAGGAGAGTTAGCTAGGCGAACCAAAGTAGACCCCACAAACGAGCTCTTGTGTGAACAACCACACATTAATGGCGAACCTAAAACCATGTCAAGTGAGCCCACCATAAACAGGAACATGTTGGATTGGAAAATGACACTTTATGATCAAAATGGAAGTAGTAATGGAGTTGGAATCGAGGGAGATGAATCCTCCTCTAAACTTGGAACGCATTTGTCGAATGCTTCTTCATTGGTGACAAGTTTGAGTAGCTCAAGAGAAGATAGCCCTGAaagaaacaataataataatattaataataataatattaataatagtaaTCTTCCGATGGTTCTTGAAACGCCACCTTCGGCTTCCAACTTTCTTGGTGGTTCATCGGGTGGTGGAGTCGATGCATGGATTCCGACAGCAGCGACTCAGATGAGGCCACATATTCCTGTTTTTGCTGCATGGACAGATGCATGA